The following DNA comes from Mycobacteroides immunogenum.
CCTTGACAGACCGCGCCGAGTCCGACGCCGAACGCGCCAAGGCACACCGCTTCTTCTGGCGCTGGCTCATCGGAGCCACCGCACTCACGCTGCTGGGGAACGCGGCTCATGCTTTGCTGGCTTACATCCCTCCCACCCTCATCAGGCTTTCGGTGTATCTCATCCCGCCGCTGATTGCGCTCATCAGCATCCACGCGGTGACCGTGCTTGCCCGCGTCGGCAAGATGCACCGAGCACGCTCCGCAGCATCCTGGCGGGACGCAGGCGGCACCGCCATCCTGGCCGTCTCGGTCACCGCCAGCTTGGCACTCATCGCCGCCGTGCTGTCCTACTCGGGCCTGCTCGGCGTCGCGCTCGCGGGTGGTCTGAGCCCGCGCTTGGCCTGGCTGTTCCCGTTGACGATCGACGCGGGGATCGCCGTGTCCTCCGTGGCCCTCGTCGTGCTGCGTCCTCTCAGTGGGGCCGACGAGCGCGCCATGCGCCTGGCTCAGCGCGCCGCGCAACCCCAGGTCAGCAAAGTCCCCGTACCACCCACCGCGCCGCGCCAAGCACCCTCAACCGCACCCACCACCGCGCCTCTCGCGCCGCGTCCCGCCTCTCCGGGCGCGCCCGCCGCACCGCGTCCCGCGCCGTCCAGCGCGCCCCAGGTGGCTCCTGACGCGCCGAATCCCACGCCCGAGACGGTCGCGCTGGCCGAGAGGATTGTGGAGTCCAAGGCCGTGCGCCAACCCGTCGCTGTCGTGGCGAGGATCCTCGAATTGGCCGAGTCGGAGTCACGGAAGAACATCGTGGCCGAGCGGGCGGGAGTCCACCATTCGGTCGTGACGAAAGTGCTTTCCGAAGCCGAGTCCCAGCGCCGCCACGGACTCCAAGCCGTCTCCTGAGCCTCTTTGCCCGACCGCCTGACCCGCTGGTGGCCCCGAAAACGTAAGACCGCGTGGAAGACGAGGCGTAAGACTGGTCGTAAGAGGCTCCGTAAGACGGGCCGTAAGATTCCGAGAACCCTCGCTCACGCCATCGAGCACACTCCCATATGCCCTGCTAGAGAACCCCTTCTACAGCCATCCGAGCGCCCCTCGCACGCCCGCTCCCGAGCCCTCTCATAACGCCCGCCGTAAGGCCACCTGACGGCCCATTTCCTCCGCCCCAGAACGCCTCTCAGCCACCCGTATCCCCGTTCCGTAAACCACCCAGCACCTGCCGAACCTCCCACCGCACCGTGGCGCAGCCACGGCACGGCGCTCGCGGCGAACCTTCTGGCCACCGAATCCCTCCAGCGACCTGGCCTTTTCCTTCCAGCCCTTCTCCACCTCAACCACTCTGACCTGCGAAAACACCCAGCTCCCCGCACCTTTCATCCCCTCCGCACTCCTCGTTTCCCCAGTTCAGCGGGTATTTCTGACCCAATAGCAAAGTGTGGTGTTAATGCCAGAGTAACGGGAAGTGCTGGTACGCACCGGGATTGGTGGGATTGAGGGTTGACATGGCAAAGATTTTGATTAGACTTATTAACGACGAACTCCTCTAACTCCGTTCGTCGGATTAAGAGAAGAGGGGTCTGGCAAAGAGCCCTCGGAGAGCCAGGAGGTGCGCAGATGGGCAAGTTCGTTGGAGCTGCTGTCTTGGCCTTCCTGGGTCTCGGACTGGTCGGTGACTATCCGCTCATCGGATTCGGATTCTTGACCGTCGCTGGACTTCTCGTGTGGATGGGACTCCAGGGCCGTGCATCGGCAAGGGTCGAACGGGCTCGTCCCGTGGCCGCGCGTTCGGCGCGCATGGACGTGCAGCAAGAAGTGAACTCGGCGCAGCGTGACGCGAACAAGCAGATGCGCCGCGCGGTCGAGCGCGCTCGTCGCGAGGCCCAGCGGAATGTTGACGCGGCGGTGGCGCGCGTCCGCGCCGAGCAGACGGAGCGGTGGGTGTGATGACGCGTCAGCAAAAGAGGGCCGCGATGGCTCGTCGTGCCGAGCGCTGGGAAGACTTCATGAGGCAGCGCGGCGTGAAGCGCGCTGACGCGCGCCTGGACGCTATTGAGCGCGACGCCGACCAAGCCGAGCGCGAGTGGGAAAAGCTGCCTGAGCGGCTCGCGGCCATCGAGCTTCGAGCGCGCCAGGACATTGAGAAGGCGGTCGCGGAGATTGTGCGTCAGGCGACCTCCGAGGAGCGTCGTGTTCTCTCGACTCCATTGACTCGGTATAGCGGCGCGGGGTTCGGTCGTCCCGCGACCTGGGTGTGGCATGTGAAAGCCGCGATGCCAAGTGGGCTTGCGCAGCGAGTTGGAATCGACAGCCGCGAGGGCGGGCCGATGCTTGTTCTGCGCGCGGGTGGAGGAGTTGCTGAGTCCGACCTTGCGCCAGCGGTCATCTCCAGCGAGCTGCCCGAGCTGGCGCACGATGCGAGTTTCATCGGATGGAGTGACCAGACAATTTCGTTGCTTCCCGAGGTGGCGCAGCGCTATTCGATTCTTGAGCGGCTGCGTGACGACACCTGGCTCGCCGGACTGCTGGAAGCCGCTGGGATCACCGTTTCGAGCACATCGACCGAATCGGTGCAAGGCACGTATGGGGTCGTTGAGCGGAAAGTCACGATCACATCAGTGCCGAGCCTGTCGGACGTTCGTGTGGGGCGCACTGGACTGCGCCTCACGTTCGCGCATCAGCCTGGCCGCTCCGCGAAGGACTGGAACGCCAAGGCTGATGCACTCCGCGCGGGGCTCAAGGCGGCGGGGCTCGCAGCCGACAACATGCGGATTTCGGACGGTGACGGCGGCGAAGTCGTCCTGCATCTCAACGACGTTGACCCGTTCAGTGGCACTACTCCCGACTCGGGACTTTTCGACGCCGAGAGGGGGCGAAGCCTGCTCGGCATCACCGAGTCTGGCGACGAGGCATGGATTACGTGGAACGGCTCCAGCGGCCTGGTGGTTGGTGGTGTGCCCGGCAGCGGAAAGACAGCGAGCCTCTTGCCCGTGTTCTCCGGAATGGCTGGGAAAGCCGAACTGCACGTGTTCGACGGGAAGTCGGGCTTCGACTTGCACCCCCTCCGTCATATTTCCAGCACGTACGACAGGTCGGGCGACATCGCCGCTCCGCTCGAAACTCTGCGGAAGCTGGACGCTCTGCGCACCGCGCGGGCCGAGGCCATGTACTCGGTGCTGGGAGCCAACAACTTTTGGAATCTGACTGCTGAGCAGAAGAACAAGCTCGACGTGAAGCCCGTGTTCATCGTGCTCGATGAGTGCCAGACGTGGCTGGACCAGTCGGGCATGGACAAAGAGGAGAAGAATGCTTCCGATGAAGTCCGCAAGCTCGTTCGGACACTTATCCAGAAGGGCCGCTCGGCTGGTGTTGTAGTGGTGTTGACGACTCAAAAGCCCGATGCCACTTCGGTTCCCACTGTCATCAGAGACAACGCTGCACTCAAGATTTGCTTCCGTGTGAGCACGCCTGAGCAGGCAGTGACTGTCCTTGGTCGCCAGGCACCTGGCGCGCCAGATCCTACGGAAATCCTGATGTCCAACAAAGGTCGCGGCGTCATGGAAACGGAAGGGCTCGGAATCGTCCTGTTCCAAGCTGGCTATCGCGACCCCGCTGATTTGGACTCCGAGCTGTCCCGCTGCGAGCCCGTCGAAGACCAGTCCGCCGTGGCTGCACGGCTCCTCAACCGAACCGAAAAAGTCGTGTCACGTCCCACCGCGCGCGAGACCGACGAGCAGCCCGAAGGGGCTGTCACGCCCCCTGCGGTCGAGCGCGACGAGGACACGGGAAGCACTGGAGTGGAGGGGTTCTCACTGTGAGCAGGTTTGTTGTCGGACTTGATTGTGTAGTGACTGGAGTGTCCGTCGCCGCATTCGTCGAGGGCGCTCCGAGCCCCGTCACCAAGTTCGTGCGTGCACCGCGCATCGACAACTTCGACGTGATGCACCAGGTTGCTCGGACGCTGACGACAGCCGAACTGACACTGGAATCGGTGCTGCGGTCGGGTGTTCCCGAACTGGTCGTGATGATGAAACCGAGCATGGGAGACGCACGGAAAGACACGTCTGCACCGCGCCGCATGATGCTCGCCGGGGAGATTCAGCGACGGCTTGTGGAGGCCAGGATCCCCGTGTGTGAAGTGTCGGCCATGGCGTTGGTGTCGTGGCTTCTCGGTGGCGGACGGAAATATCCCCCAAGAGACTTCGGCGCGCTGGAGCAGGCTGTGCGGGACGCCTGGCGACCAGATGATGTCGAGCCAGAGTTCCGTTTGACGACTGTCGGCGTGGCCGCTGCGGGTGCTGTCATCACGGGGATCCCGACACGACGGAAGGTCGAGAACTCGGCTCTCGCTGCGCTGCGCGAGATGCGACTGCCGAGCGGCTGGGCGCTGCCAGAACGCGCGAGCGAGTGGAACAAGCAGTACGTGAAATCAGAAGTTGCATAGGAAAGGAAAGAACGATGAGCACAGACGAAGAAATGATGTGGAAGGTGATGAATCAGCGCAGCGACGACCTCGCTGACCGCTGGTACAAGCCCGCAGGAATCGGCTTGCTGGTTGGAATCATCGGCACAGCAATTGCCGTGAGCAATCACCCGACACCCACGTGGGCAGTCGCGGTGGCGGCGGTCGGCGGTCTGGTGTGCCTGGGCTCCTTCGCTATCCCCATGAGCACCGTCTACAAAGAGGGGAACCGCCTGGAGCAGCACGTCAACTCGATGGCGGATTACCCCGAGGACTTCGATGACGACGAGGACTTCGACGAGGACGAGGACTATCCCCACGCCGTCGAGCCCGTCTCTGCACCAGCTCAGCCCGCGCCACCAGCGGGCGGGAGCCTGCTGTCCTCGCTGAGGCAGCAGCCCCAATAGACCAGTCGCCCAGACAATTCGACCAGACCGACCAGTCGCAGAAAGGAATGACAAGATGAAGAAGAACATGGTCGCCGCCAGCGCGGCGCTGGCGCTCACGGTCGGTCTGTCCGCGTGCGGGAGCCACACCAGCGCTCCCGAGGCTCAAGGCCCACTGCCCGACGTATTCCCCGTCGAGCAGGGTTGCACCGACATCCCGAAGCCCAGCGACCCGCACGGTCTCATCGGAGATAACTGGCTCAAGGACAACCCCTGTGCCATCTTCAACATGAACCGTCCAGGCGCTGGTGTTGACTCGGAGCAGGGTGTCAGGATTGTCTACGACGCGCGCATGAAAGCCCTCGCAGGGAAGCGTGACCTCGCCCTTTTGGCTCGTCAGGGCACCGAGCAGGCGGACAATCCCAATGGGGTGACCACCGATTTCAAGGGTGCCATCGCCCAGCGCCGCGCATCGCTCAAGGCCGAAATCAACGCTAGCGGCCTCGCCCTCCAGGGCAAGGCCCCCGAGGGATTCCGCATCTCTTACTTGAAGGGTGAGGGACGATGAAACTCCAGTTGGCTGTGGGAATCACGGCTGTTGCTCTGCTCGGTTCCGCATGCAGCGCGACGCCCGTGACCGCCCCGAGTTCGAGTGAGGTGCATTCGGCGAGCCCTGGTCTTGCTCCCCGGGAACACACACGGTCTGTTCCTGACGACTGCGCGGCTCAGGCAGCCACGGCACCAGGTAAGTACGCGGACATGAAAGATGTCGTGCTGGCTGCCATCCGTGAGGGAGTTCCCGCGCACGTTCCAGGAGCGGCGTACCGTCGCATCCCCACCGACCAGCCCTGGAGCCGCGCGTTCATGGCGCTCTCGACCGAGAACGTGTGCGTTGTGGATGCCCTCTCGACGGCATGGGGTGTCGATGTTCGAGGATGGATTTACACGAAGGAGAGCGGAAAGTGATGAAATCCCTGGCGGTGCTTGCCCTCACGTTCGGCGTGGGGGCAAGCACCATCGGGTGCTCGGGAGCGAGCACTCCCACAGCCCCGCTGTCGAGCACGATCAGCACCACGGCTCCGTCTCGTGCTCTGGTGGACGCGGCGGCTGTGTGGGCCGAGCACCCGCTGCCGCCGTGCCCTGACTACCCCGGAGAACGAGGCGGAGCGACGCCTCCTGGACTCTCCTTGCCAGACCATGACAGTGTGGAGAAGCAGCTTGCTGGCGTGCAAAGCCCAGGAGACGTGGGCTGGGTGCGAACCAAGCTCGGGTGGCTGACGCAATGGCTGTCGCAGACCCGTGGGGGAATCATCAAAGCCAACAACCCTACAGACACCTGGGCACAAGACGACTTCAACGATTACGTCCAACACGTCAAGGCTGAACTGCAAGCGGGGCATGATGTCTCGGATTCAGCACTGGACGGCGACTACCCCGAGAGGTGCATCTGAGATGGCACCACAGCATGACCTTGAGAAGCCCATGGACGACCCTTACTCTCTGGTCGGGGATTCCTGGCCGTCTGAGAGCGAGAACTCGTACCACACAGCGAAGGTCGCCGCCGAAGACGCCTCGACCGCTGCGTCCGTGCAGTCCGAGAGTGCGACGGACGCTGGCTCCAAGATGGGTGATGAGCACGGGAAGACCGCTGACGCGGTGTCCAGTGGATATAGTGCTGCCGCAAGGCAGTTGAGCGAACAGAGCCGAAACTTCACCACGATTTCCGCTTGGATGGAGGACGCGGCTGTCAAAGTGTTGGATGCCAAGCGGCACATCCGTCATCTCGTCCGCACCGCCACGCCGGAAATCCGCGACGCCCTGGATTCTGAACTCCACGGCACCCTCGTCCCCCCGTCATCCGCAGACCTAATCACCAAGTACCACAGTGACATTGCCACAGTCGCGAGCACTCTCACAGCCGACTTGGACGCGATTGGGCACTCGCTCGCGGGTGACCCTGGCGCTTCCCGCAGTCCGAGCTACACAAGTGTTTCCACAGCACCGACACCCGAACGCCCCGACCCCCACATGTCCGCCGCGTCCTACACGGGTGACCCCAATGCTCCCGCCGTCGAGCCGCAGCAGCTTCCCCCGATGCCCCGCGCCGTGAGCCCATCGACCGCCGAATCACCAAGCGGAGCAAGCGCTCCAAGTGCTCCGAGTGCGCCAGCCGCCCCACACTCCACTCTCGCCAACCTCATCGGCGGGCAGGGGAGTACCCCCACGGGCACCCCGACCACGGGCACCTCCACGCCGCACACCTCCTCCCCGAACACAGGCACGCCGAGCCCGCAAGCTCACCAGCCCACCGAGCGCCCCAATCCACCGAAACCCGCTGGGCTCCCGAACATCCCGAACATCTCGCTGCCAGACATCGCCGCTGCGGCAGAGACCATCACCACCGCCGTGTCCAGTGCCACGGCACACCAACTCTCCACGGCGGCTCCGAGCACGATCACGCCGAGCACCCCCGCGTCTACGGGCATCACCCCTGGCGTGCCTGGCACGTCTCCCACGGCACCCATGACTCCCATGACCCCAGGGCTCGCGCCCATCGGAGGAGGCGGAGGTCTCGCCACGCCCGCTGTCACGCAACCCGCACCCCAGGCGGCACCAGCCGCTCCGCCTGCTGCGTCCCAGCAGACCCCGACTCGTGGTCCCGCCGCCGACCTGAACTGGATTCAGAGGAACTACGGACTCGCCCCTGGCGTGGAACTCCCGAAGCCCGAGCCCCTCTCTGTACCAGCCCTTTTCATCGTTGACCTCCCCGAACACATGGCACGCCTGCACCGCGTGCTGGGCACCCTCCGTCAAGCTTTCGACGGCGCGGGATGGACTCCGCCCCTAGCTGTGGCGACCATCAAGAAGGGACTGGAATCCCGCACGGTCTACGTGACAGCGGATGCCATCTCCATCCACCCCGAGGGCGTTCTCTTGCCCTCGGGAGTCCTCCCGTTGGACGAGATTCCCAATGCACCAGCCAGTTCCGACCTTTCGGGAAGCATCATGGTCACCGACAAAATCAAGTCGCTCATTCCCCGTGGATGGGAAGTCCAAAGCATGTTGAGCACCCTGCCCGCCGACGAGAACCACCAGAGCCCCGAGCAATACCAGGAGTTAGTTGGGGCGGGTAAACTGTTGCCGTGCAAGGTGTCTCGTGGTCGGGATGACGTGGAGGTGGGTGAAGCCATGAGGGTGTTCGCACGTGCGGCGATTGGCTCGGCGGGATGCTCGGACTTGGACGTGGAGAGTTCTCGGCTCCGAGGGAGTCGGTGGGTCGGCGTCCAGCCCTCGGGATACCTGGAGGTGCTGGGTCGTTGGTATCTCTCGGACGCCGCCGAGTCGATGAGCGAGGGGCGCTGGGGCGACGCCGTGTACGCCAGCGAGAAGTACCTGGGACTTGTAGAACCGAAATCACAAGCGGCATAAGGAGAGAAGATGTATACACCGAAGCAAAGTCGGGCAATCCAAGCGGCGTACGCCCGTGCGGCGGAACGGCGCGTGGCGCTCGATGCCGTGTTCGTGTGCATCGAGGCGACTGATTGGGTCAACCGCCCGACCGCACACGAGGAGTTCATGTCCGCGATGAATGAACTCGACCGAATGCAGCGGGCGAGCAACGCGCAACTCGATTTCGAAATCGACCTTGCGCTAGGAAAATTCGACAATCTGGCTGAGCTGGGGCGAGGTCAATGAGAACCCAAGAGGCGCTGGGGCAGCGCGCCGCCGAGCTGTCCGAGCGCTCCCGTGCCGCGAGTGCACGAGCAGCCGAGTCGTTGAAAGCACAGTGGCTGGCCGCGCCGAATGGAACTTATGTCATCGAGAAGAAGGAGAAGGACTGATGTCATCAACAGTTGCAACAACGGGTGACCCCATCGTGCAGCTCCACCGAGCCACTGCGCAGTCGGCGCGGTCGGCGGCGGGTGCTTTGCCTGTCGTGAGTGCGGTCGGTATAAGGGCGAGTCACGCGGGGATCCTGACCGACGCGCTGGCGGAGACACGGAAGGTGCTGGCCGAGCTGGCTCACGTAGGGGATGTTGGTGCGAGTGGTGCCGAGGGGCTGAGCGGCCAGGACCACGAGAGCGGTCAGAAGTTCGGGACGGTGAGGGAGGCCCGACGATGACCGACCTGTTGCAGGTAGACCCAGAGGCCCTGCTGAGCTTCGCACAACAGTTGGACGGGCGGGCCGACGACCTGGAAGCTGGCCTGGCAGCTCAGCGGATGAAGGTGGAATCGGTGGTCGCGCGGTCTGGGAGCTTGTACACCCGCGATGGGCGGGTGGCCCCCGTGTTCAAGCCGATGGGGAGCGCGCTGGCGGGGGTGCTTGATCACGCGGAAGAGAACGTCGGCGCGGTCACGGCGACATTGAGGCATGACGCCGAGCTGCTCAGGGAGTTCGTCGCGCAGCACGAAGCCGCCGAGCAGCGAGCGGTGCACGGTTGGGAATCGGGCGAGCTTCAGGTGAAGCCTCGCGGGTAGAGAAGGAGAGAAGTGATGGAGAAGAACAGTCAGTGCGGGTGCTCGGAGCATCCCGTTTGGGATGTGCTCGATGAGCAGGGAGTCGAGTACGAGCGCATCGAGCAGTGACGGAAGGACGAGAACCCAAGAAGCCCTCGTGGATGTCCACGGGGGCTTCTTTCTGCACCAAGACCCCACGTCGTCCTGGCACCTAATGTGGGGAATTGGGGGGATTGATGTTTCAGGGGCGGCTCCCGATTTGCTCGAAAACCGCCCCTGACCTGCGGAGGATAGGGGATTTGAACCCCTGAGGGCTATTAACCCAACCCGCGTTCCAGGCGAGCGCCATAGGCCACTAGGCGAATCCTCCGTCGGTCATGGTAGCGGACTGGACGGGGTGCTGATGTCCACCACTGCCTTGACCGGCCCCGATACCCGTCGTGAGCTGGCCACTAGGGCTGCTCCGCCGATCAGCGCGGCAACCAGGACACCCAGCAGCGGACGGAACCCGAGGGCGTGCGCAAGGTAGGGAGCCGAGCTGGCGCCCAGGAAGACGGTGAATCCGTACAGCGCGGTGCCCGCCCCGCGCCGGGGAGCTGCCCGATCGCCGAACATGGTGACCATCGCCGTGGAGGCGACGGCGATGCCGGCGACGAAGATATTGCTGCCGAGGATGATGATCGGCACCGAGGTGGCTCCCAGCGCTTCGACCGCCAGCCCGGCCGCAGCCAGCAGATAACCGACCAGCGCCCCGGTGTCGGTGCCGACCTTGCTCACCCATGACCCCACGAACGGGGCCACCAACATGCCGGGAATGCCGGCCAGCCGAATGGTGGTGCCCATGGACTCGGGCAGGTGCAACGCCTCCACCAGCTGGGTGGCCAAGCCCGTGTACATCGCGACGAACGACAACATCAGCACGAAGACCGCAACCAGCGGCACCGCGATGTCGGCCCGGGTCAACAGGCGGGCCTGGGCGGCGAAGCCGGATATCACCCGGGAAGAGGGATCACCGCCGCGCTGCTCGTGCATGACGAGCGCCAGCAGTGCGACGTTGACCGCGAGCCCGGCGGCGCTCACCCAGAAGAGCCATTGCCAACCCCGTGCGTCAGTGATGACGGAAGCCATCACCTGGCCAAGCACACCCGCCATCAGGTAGGCGGTGGATACCGCGCCGATCGCGGTGGTCGCCGTCCGTCGCGGCAGCGCCTCCCCGAGATAGCTCAGTGCGGACGGCGAGAACGCGCCGCCGGCGAAACCTTGCAGCACCCGGAGCAATCCGAAGAGTGCGGGTGTCGGCGCGAAGGGCACCAGAAAGGTGAGGACGGCCATCGCGGTCACCCCGGTGAGCAGCACAGGACGACGGCCGAACCGGTCGGTGACGGGCCCGAACAGGAGGAAGCCCGCCGCGTAGCCGAAGAGTGCGGCAGACAGCGCGGGGGTCATGTTGTGCCCGGCGTAGGAGGCAGAGACGGCGTCGTGGATCGGGATCCACACATAGAGCTGCATGGTGACCTGCAGCGCGCACAGCACGATCAGGACCACCCGCGTCACTTCTGCACTATTGGCCGGGCGCGGGCGCGGCGGCAACCATCAGTGGCATTGTCCGTCACGTCCGAGACCCACTGATTCCCAGCGATTCTCCAGAATGGCGAGGATGTTTTTTCAGGAATGGCGGCGACAATTCGGGGCGTGCCGCCGTCGGGGACATTGGTGCTGGCCGAGCTGCCCGCGTATGCGCGGAACAATCCGCTCTACGCGGGTCCTTCGCTCATCCACGGCTGGCTGCCGGTAGCGATTCAAATTCTGGCCGCGTTGGCGGTGGCTATCGGCCTCTACCGCCGGCCCCGGAGCTGGCTGCGGGTGTGGGTGCCCAGCGCCTTGCTATGCGGTGTGTCAGTAGGCGCGCTGGCGTACTGGTACATCACCTCGCAGGGGATGGCGGATAACCCTCCGCCAATCCTGCTGTGGGTGTGGATCGGTTTGGCCGCAGTGGCATTGGTGGTGCTGATCGCGGGCTGGATGCGCACGCGCTGGCCACGGCGCGGCGCCATGGTGTTGGCAGTGCCGCTGTGTCTGATCGCCGCCGCGACCGTGCTCAATCAGTGGATCGACTATTACGACACGCTGCGATTGGCCTGGGCGGCGGTGACCGCCGGTCCATTGCCCAACGAGGCAGACATGGCGACGGTGCGGGTTCTGAAAGGCAAGGGCACCACGGCAACCGGACGGATTGTTCCCGTCGATATTTCCGCGGATGAGTCGGGATTTCGGCACCGCACCGAGTACGTCTATCTGCCGCCCGCATGGTTCGCGCGGCCCGCGCCGCCGCCGCTTCCCGCCATCGTGATGATCTCCGGGGCGTGGTCGACGCCGGCTGACTGGGTGCGTCAGGGCAACGCGGCGGCCGCCATGGATCGCTTCGCGCAGTCTCATCAGGGCGCAGCACCGGTACTGGTCTTCGTCGACACCGGGGGCAGGTTCAATAACGACACCGAATGCGTGAACGGGCCGCGCGGAAACGTTGCCGATCACATCACCAAAGAGGTTGTTCCGTACGTGAATTCAGAGTTTGGAACAAACGCCGTCGACTGGGGTGTGGTGGGTTGGTCAATGGGTGGGACCTGCGCGGCCGATCTGACGATCACCCACCCGGAGCTCTTCCACGCCTTCGTCGATATGGCAGGCGACCTCACGCCCAACGCGGGCACCAAGGATCAGACGGTGCAGCGGCTCTACGGCGGTGACGAAGACCAGTGGAGCCGATTCGACACACTGTCGGCGATGCGTAGCCACGGACGGTATCAAGATGTGGCGGGCTGGCTGGACGTCTCGACCACCGCCAAGATCAGAGCAGGCCAGGAGCAGCTGACCGGCCCCGTCGCGGCGAGCCGGCTGTGCGAGGCCGCGCAATCGGTTGGAATCGAGTGCGCGGTGGTGCGGCGTACCGGCAACCACGATTGGGTGTACGCGCAAGAGGCCTTTGCGCAGGCCTTTCCCTGGATCGCCGGGCGGCTCGGTACGCCCGGCGTCGCGCGGATATCGCTGCCCGCTTCAGGGCCGTGAATCGCAATCATTGGCAACGCAATCCGTCACGTTGTGAGGGGCTCGGCCATACCGCAAGATGTGTGCATGCGCGCCGCCTATATCGAGCAGCGAGGACCAGCAGAAAACATCAGGTACGGCACGCTTCCGGAACCGGTCGTACGCGCGGGTGAAGTGCTTGTGCGGGTTGACGCGGTCGCGGTCAATCCGGTCGATACGTTCGTACGGTCGGGTTCGTACCTCACCGAGATTCCGTTGCCGTTTGTGGTGGGACGTGACCTGGTGGGCACTGTCGCCGATGCCGCCGCGGGATTTCGGGCGGGGGATCGGGTGTGGTGCAGCAGCCTCGGGTACGACGGAAGGCAAGGTGCCACAGCAGAATTGGCTGCGGTCCCGGCAGAAAGATTATACGAGTTGCCGGCGCGGGTAGATCCGCTGACCGCGGTCGCGGTCGCCCACCCCGCTTCCACGGCTTACCTGGCGACCGTCGAATACGGTGAGATCAAGGCCGGGGAAACGGTCTTGATCCTCGGCGCGGGCGGAAATGTCGGGTCGGTGGCCGTAGCGCTGGCGGTCCGCTCGGGTGCGCGGGTCATCGCGGTGGCATCGGGACGCAGTCTGGACAGATGCGCAGCGCTGGGAGCCGCCGAGGTGTACGACTACACCTCGGACTGGGTGCCGTCGGTCCGCAAGGCACACCACGGCGTCATCGATGTCTACCTGGATACCTCGGGTGTCAACGACGTCGCCACAGCGGTCGATTTGCTTGCGCCGCATGGCCGGATCGTGCTGTTGTCGGGAGACGGGACGCCGGACACCCAGCGACCAGTACCGCTCGGGCCGCTGTACCGCAAGAGCGGCTCCATTCGCGGGTTTGTCATGTCCAGGGCGACCGTGCGTCAGCTCGCCGACGCCGCGCGGCGCACCGCGCTGCTGCTGGCCTCAGGCGAGATATCGCCGAACGCCATTGATCTCATGCAGTTTTCGGAAGCGGCACGGGCGCATCGGCGCATCGAGACCGAGGTCATGGGCGGCACCCGGCTGGTGCTGCTCCCCGCCTGATTCCTGCCCGCAACCAGGTGTTTACTGTCATCGCCGTACCGACTTGACGGACCCGAAAATCAACTTGACGGACCTTTCGCGGATACATCGCTGCCCCTCAGCGCC
Coding sequences within:
- a CDS encoding DUF2637 domain-containing protein, translating into MSTLTDRAESDAERAKAHRFFWRWLIGATALTLLGNAAHALLAYIPPTLIRLSVYLIPPLIALISIHAVTVLARVGKMHRARSAASWRDAGGTAILAVSVTASLALIAAVLSYSGLLGVALAGGLSPRLAWLFPLTIDAGIAVSSVALVVLRPLSGADERAMRLAQRAAQPQVSKVPVPPTAPRQAPSTAPTTAPLAPRPASPGAPAAPRPAPSSAPQVAPDAPNPTPETVALAERIVESKAVRQPVAVVARILELAESESRKNIVAERAGVHHSVVTKVLSEAESQRRHGLQAVS
- a CDS encoding FtsK/SpoIIIE domain-containing protein, whose amino-acid sequence is MTRQQKRAAMARRAERWEDFMRQRGVKRADARLDAIERDADQAEREWEKLPERLAAIELRARQDIEKAVAEIVRQATSEERRVLSTPLTRYSGAGFGRPATWVWHVKAAMPSGLAQRVGIDSREGGPMLVLRAGGGVAESDLAPAVISSELPELAHDASFIGWSDQTISLLPEVAQRYSILERLRDDTWLAGLLEAAGITVSSTSTESVQGTYGVVERKVTITSVPSLSDVRVGRTGLRLTFAHQPGRSAKDWNAKADALRAGLKAAGLAADNMRISDGDGGEVVLHLNDVDPFSGTTPDSGLFDAERGRSLLGITESGDEAWITWNGSSGLVVGGVPGSGKTASLLPVFSGMAGKAELHVFDGKSGFDLHPLRHISSTYDRSGDIAAPLETLRKLDALRTARAEAMYSVLGANNFWNLTAEQKNKLDVKPVFIVLDECQTWLDQSGMDKEEKNASDEVRKLVRTLIQKGRSAGVVVVLTTQKPDATSVPTVIRDNAALKICFRVSTPEQAVTVLGRQAPGAPDPTEILMSNKGRGVMETEGLGIVLFQAGYRDPADLDSELSRCEPVEDQSAVAARLLNRTEKVVSRPTARETDEQPEGAVTPPAVERDEDTGSTGVEGFSL
- a CDS encoding MFS transporter, producing the protein MTRVVLIVLCALQVTMQLYVWIPIHDAVSASYAGHNMTPALSAALFGYAAGFLLFGPVTDRFGRRPVLLTGVTAMAVLTFLVPFAPTPALFGLLRVLQGFAGGAFSPSALSYLGEALPRRTATTAIGAVSTAYLMAGVLGQVMASVITDARGWQWLFWVSAAGLAVNVALLALVMHEQRGGDPSSRVISGFAAQARLLTRADIAVPLVAVFVLMLSFVAMYTGLATQLVEALHLPESMGTTIRLAGIPGMLVAPFVGSWVSKVGTDTGALVGYLLAAAGLAVEALGATSVPIIILGSNIFVAGIAVASTAMVTMFGDRAAPRRGAGTALYGFTVFLGASSAPYLAHALGFRPLLGVLVAALIGGAALVASSRRVSGPVKAVVDISTPSSPLP
- a CDS encoding alpha/beta hydrolase-fold protein, coding for MAATIRGVPPSGTLVLAELPAYARNNPLYAGPSLIHGWLPVAIQILAALAVAIGLYRRPRSWLRVWVPSALLCGVSVGALAYWYITSQGMADNPPPILLWVWIGLAAVALVVLIAGWMRTRWPRRGAMVLAVPLCLIAAATVLNQWIDYYDTLRLAWAAVTAGPLPNEADMATVRVLKGKGTTATGRIVPVDISADESGFRHRTEYVYLPPAWFARPAPPPLPAIVMISGAWSTPADWVRQGNAAAAMDRFAQSHQGAAPVLVFVDTGGRFNNDTECVNGPRGNVADHITKEVVPYVNSEFGTNAVDWGVVGWSMGGTCAADLTITHPELFHAFVDMAGDLTPNAGTKDQTVQRLYGGDEDQWSRFDTLSAMRSHGRYQDVAGWLDVSTTAKIRAGQEQLTGPVAASRLCEAAQSVGIECAVVRRTGNHDWVYAQEAFAQAFPWIAGRLGTPGVARISLPASGP
- a CDS encoding NADPH:quinone reductase encodes the protein MRAAYIEQRGPAENIRYGTLPEPVVRAGEVLVRVDAVAVNPVDTFVRSGSYLTEIPLPFVVGRDLVGTVADAAAGFRAGDRVWCSSLGYDGRQGATAELAAVPAERLYELPARVDPLTAVAVAHPASTAYLATVEYGEIKAGETVLILGAGGNVGSVAVALAVRSGARVIAVASGRSLDRCAALGAAEVYDYTSDWVPSVRKAHHGVIDVYLDTSGVNDVATAVDLLAPHGRIVLLSGDGTPDTQRPVPLGPLYRKSGSIRGFVMSRATVRQLADAARRTALLLASGEISPNAIDLMQFSEAARAHRRIETEVMGGTRLVLLPA